One Catharus ustulatus isolate bCatUst1 chromosome 2, bCatUst1.pri.v2, whole genome shotgun sequence genomic window carries:
- the CHST7 gene encoding carbohydrate sulfotransferase 7, which produces MKGRRRWRGEHRRFAAVLVLYTLLLLLLVPYALDYGARRGRVDEEPLLRRCPSLEEALSEWGWEQRPPLDEEEEEDEGGTAGAAGNGSAGKRHIYLHATWRTGSSFLGELFNQHPDVFYLYEPMWHLWQALYPGDALSLQGALRDMLRALFRCDFSVLRLYTAPSGPRDPLAPAPPAADNLTTASIFGWRTNKVICSPPLCPAAPRPRGEIGLVDGATCEETCPPRALRELEAECRKYPVVVIKDVRLLELGALLPLLREPGLNLRVVQLFRDPRAVHNSRLKARQALLRESVQVLRSRHRTEPRGPARHQQQHLLLPPGLLGGGRPPQPQHRAEFFLGGALEVICQSWLRDLLLARRAPDWLRRRYTQLRYEDLVREPRAELRRLLRFAGLTVPPALEDFVLNMTRGAAYSSDRPFLISARDAREAVHAWRERLSRQQVRQVEAACGEAMSILAYPLSAGDAR; this is translated from the coding sequence ATGAAGGGCCGGCGACGGTGGCGAGGCGAACATCGCCGCTTCGCCGCGGTGCTGGTGCTGTacacgctgctgctgctcctgctggtgcCCTACGCGCTGGACTACGGGGCCAGGCGCGGGCGAGTGGACGAGGAGCCGCTGCTGCGGCGCTGCCCAAGCCTGGAGGAGGCTCTGagtgagtggggctgggagcagcgaCCGCCGCTGGacgaggaagaggaggaggatgagggggGCACGGCCGGGGCGGCGGGTAACGGCAGCGCGGGGAAGCGGCACATCTACCTGCACGCTACCTGGCGAACGGGCTCCTCTTTCCTCGGGGAGCTCTTCAACCAGCACCCCGACGTCTTCTACCTCTACGAGCCCATGTGGCACCTTTGGCAGGCGCTCTACCCGGGGGACGCGCTGAGTCTGCAGGGAGCCCTCCGCGACATGCTGCGCGCCCTCTTCCGATGCGACTTCTCCGTCCTGCGCCTCTACACCGCCCCGTCCGGCCCCCGCGACCCGCtggcccccgccccgcccgccgccgacAACCTCACCACGGCCAGCATCTTCGGCTGGCGGACCAACAAGGTGATCTGCTCGCCGCCGCTctgccccgccgccccgcggccccgcggggagATCGGCCTCGTCGACGGCGCAACCTGCGAGGAGACGTGTCCGCCGCGGGCGCTGCGGGAGCTGGAGGCCGAGTGCCGCAAGTACCCGGTGGTGGTCATCAAGGACGTgcggctgctggagctgggcgcgctgctgccgctgctgcggGAGCCCGGCCTCAACCTGCGGGTGGTGCAGCTCTTCCGCGACCCCCGCGCCGTCCACAACTCCCGCCTGAAGGCGCGGCAGGCGCTGCTGCGGGAGAGCGTCCAGGTGCTGCGCAGCCGCCACCGCACGGAgccgcggggcccggcccgccaccagcagcagcatctgctgctgccGCCCGGGCTGCTGGGCGGAGGGCGGCCGCCGCAGCCGCAGCACCGCGCCGAGTTCTTCCTCGGCGGCGCGCTGGAGGTGATCTGCCAGTCCTGGCTCCGCGATCTCCTCCTGGCCCGGCGCGCCCCGGACTGGCTCCGCCGCCGCTACACGCAGCTCCGCTACGAGGACCTGGtgcgggagccccgcgccgaGCTGCGCCGCCTGCTGCGCTTCGCCGGGCTGACGGTGCCGCCAGCCCTGGAGGACTTCGTGCTCAACATGACCCGCGGCGCCGCCTACTCCTCCGACCGGCCCTTCCTCATCTCCGCCCGCGACGCGCGGGAGGCCGTGCACGCCTGGCGGGAGCGCCTCAGCCGCCAGCAGGTGCGGCAGGTGGAGGCGGCGTGCGGAGAGGCCATGAGCATCCTCGCCTACCCCCTCAGCGCCGGCGACGCCCGGTAG